A region of Sphingomonas crusticola DNA encodes the following proteins:
- a CDS encoding ArnT family glycosyltransferase, whose amino-acid sequence MPELLTAPAASPAETNPFQPAAGRAPRWLFTALWLVILAALTVQFAWPLAALPFHVSWNNNEGWNAYWTARALAGQPLYTDAASPISNNYPPLSFYIVGGFGRLIGDPIIAGRIICLGSLIATTLLIERIIARFGGSRWWGAAAAAVFLLIIATVAQRYLAADDPQWLAEAPMVASLLLLIGRTAEMPSRARLVAACLLMLLGGLIKHNQVALPIATTVWLAFYHRRGLAIWLVTAAVAGGAALAALALIYGHPFFDQVLHHQRIVSVKLIGGALHSVSYTLPEMLLAGLLAYSRPRDPRISLLLIFAPIAVLVGIFERLGVGVSQNAHFDGAIALTILAGIVLSCGMIGLRSVWLRLAVLAVMVAPLAARVARKAPENLREASAMKQTDARWQQAIALLARQPGAVACERPALCYWSGKPYALDVSNYGQKLRKGHDPIGLREQIARKQIGAFVELRDNRYMAGRGRLPDDFYRLMETRYRVAQVLPDDLYIVVPAD is encoded by the coding sequence ATGCCCGAACTGCTTACCGCGCCGGCCGCGAGCCCTGCCGAAACAAACCCATTTCAGCCAGCGGCTGGAAGAGCGCCGCGATGGCTGTTTACGGCGCTGTGGCTAGTAATTCTCGCCGCGCTCACCGTGCAATTTGCTTGGCCGCTCGCGGCACTGCCTTTCCACGTGTCGTGGAACAATAACGAAGGCTGGAACGCCTATTGGACGGCACGCGCGCTGGCCGGCCAGCCGCTCTACACCGATGCGGCATCGCCGATCAGCAACAATTATCCGCCCCTGTCCTTCTACATTGTCGGCGGATTCGGGCGGCTGATCGGCGATCCGATCATCGCCGGGCGAATCATCTGTCTTGGCAGCCTCATCGCGACGACACTGCTGATCGAACGGATCATCGCGCGATTCGGCGGGTCCCGCTGGTGGGGCGCGGCCGCCGCGGCGGTGTTCCTGCTGATCATCGCCACGGTCGCGCAGCGTTATCTCGCTGCCGACGACCCGCAATGGCTGGCGGAAGCGCCGATGGTGGCGAGCCTGTTGCTCCTGATCGGACGCACGGCAGAGATGCCGTCCCGCGCCCGACTGGTCGCAGCCTGCTTGCTGATGCTGCTGGGCGGCCTGATCAAGCATAACCAGGTGGCGCTGCCGATCGCGACGACGGTCTGGCTCGCTTTCTATCATCGTCGCGGCCTGGCCATCTGGCTTGTCACCGCTGCCGTCGCCGGCGGTGCGGCGCTGGCGGCATTGGCCTTGATCTATGGCCATCCCTTTTTCGACCAGGTACTCCACCATCAGCGCATCGTCAGTGTGAAGCTCATCGGCGGTGCGCTTCATTCGGTGAGCTATACCTTGCCCGAGATGCTGCTCGCGGGCCTACTCGCTTATTCCCGCCCACGCGATCCGCGCATCTCCTTGCTGCTCATCTTCGCGCCGATCGCGGTCCTGGTCGGTATCTTCGAACGGCTCGGCGTCGGCGTGTCGCAAAATGCCCATTTCGACGGCGCGATCGCGCTCACGATCCTTGCCGGCATCGTCCTCTCGTGCGGGATGATCGGGCTACGGTCGGTGTGGCTGCGGCTTGCGGTGCTGGCGGTCATGGTCGCCCCGCTGGCGGCGCGGGTCGCGCGCAAGGCGCCGGAGAATCTGCGCGAAGCCTCTGCGATGAAGCAGACCGACGCACGCTGGCAGCAGGCGATTGCCTTGCTCGCCCGCCAGCCCGGCGCGGTGGCATGCGAGCGGCCGGCCTTATGCTATTGGTCGGGCAAGCCCTATGCGCTCGACGTTTCCAATTACGGGCAGAAATTACGCAAAGGCCACGATCCGATCGGGCTACGCGAGCAGATCGCCCGCAAGCAGATCGGGGCGTTCGTCGAGCTGCGCGACAATCGCTATATGGCCGGACGCGGTCGCCTGCCCGACGATTTCTACCGGCTGATGGAAACGCGGTATCGGGTGGCGCAGGTCCTGCCCGACGATCTTTACATCGTGGTGCCGGCCGACTGA